In one Flexibacter flexilis DSM 6793 genomic region, the following are encoded:
- a CDS encoding helix-turn-helix domain-containing protein, with translation MSQSPQPFRVKTISEFHRLKGLPPPENPLISVIDYGAIACKEEVNAQNWVFDFYQISVKRGINAKLKYGQQAYDFDEGVMFFISPNQIFGIEPNRLPVPKRSGWMLLIHPDFLWNSSLAKNIKNYDYFGYSVNEALFLSEKEEGILQAIVQNIQQECQTNTDKFSQNIIVSHIETLLNYSERFYQRQFFTRKKSNHQILERLENLLNNRLNDNYLINHGLPNVQSIADELNMSPNYLSAVLKTLTGQSTQQHIHEKIIEKAKEMLSTTHLSVNEIAFQLGFEHSQSFNKLFKNKTEMSPLEFRAKFN, from the coding sequence ATGAGCCAGTCGCCACAACCATTTAGGGTAAAAACTATCAGCGAATTTCATCGGCTAAAAGGTTTGCCGCCGCCCGAAAATCCACTTATTAGCGTAATTGACTACGGTGCTATTGCGTGTAAAGAAGAAGTAAATGCCCAAAATTGGGTTTTTGATTTTTATCAAATTTCGGTAAAACGCGGAATCAATGCAAAATTAAAGTATGGCCAGCAAGCCTATGATTTTGATGAAGGCGTCATGTTTTTTATTTCGCCCAATCAAATATTTGGCATTGAACCCAATCGCCTTCCCGTGCCCAAACGTTCGGGTTGGATGCTGCTCATTCACCCTGATTTCCTATGGAATAGTTCTCTTGCCAAAAACATCAAAAACTACGATTATTTTGGTTATTCCGTTAATGAGGCTTTGTTTCTTTCCGAAAAAGAAGAAGGAATATTACAAGCAATTGTGCAAAATATTCAGCAAGAATGCCAAACCAATACGGACAAGTTTAGTCAAAATATCATTGTATCACACATCGAAACACTCCTCAATTATTCTGAGCGATTCTATCAACGACAGTTTTTTACGAGGAAAAAAAGCAATCATCAAATTCTTGAGCGATTAGAAAATCTGTTAAACAACCGACTCAATGACAACTATTTAATTAATCACGGGCTACCAAACGTACAGTCAATTGCTGACGAACTGAACATGTCACCAAACTATTTGAGTGCCGTGCTGAAAACACTCACAGGACAAAGTACCCAACAACATATTCACGAAAAAATTATAGAAAAAGCAAAAGAGATGCTTTCCACTACGCATCTTTCTGTCAATGAAATTGCATTTCAGTTGGGTTTTGAGCATTCGCAATCTTTTAACAAATTATTCAAAAACAAAACAGAAATGAGTCCGTTAGAATTTCGAGCAAAGTTTAACTAA
- a CDS encoding NAD(P)H-binding protein, translated as MKIVVTGSLGNISKPLAISLVEKGHEVTVVSSQPERQSEIESIGAKAAIGTMLDVDFLTQTFAGADLVYSMVTHGKNAFFEQQTDVVALLTQIGANYKQAIEKSGVKKVIHLSSIGADRPQGNGILVFHYNIEQLLSQLPDEVAVKFMRPMGFYYNMLAYIPSIKANGTIISNYGGDEVEPWVSPLDIAATIAEEVELPFVGKSFRYIASDEVSPNEATTILGNAIEMPDLKRVVVSDEQMLQRMIGIGMNPETAKGFVEMNASIRTRKIYEHYYQHHPVLGKVKLSDFAKDFALAFKQS; from the coding sequence ATGAAAATAGTAGTAACAGGTTCTTTAGGGAACATCAGTAAGCCATTGGCTATTTCTTTAGTTGAAAAAGGCCATGAAGTAACCGTCGTGAGCAGCCAACCCGAACGACAGTCTGAGATTGAGTCGATTGGCGCAAAAGCAGCCATTGGCACCATGTTAGACGTTGATTTTCTTACACAAACTTTCGCGGGAGCCGACCTCGTGTACAGTATGGTAACGCACGGAAAAAATGCTTTTTTTGAACAACAGACTGATGTCGTAGCATTGCTCACCCAGATAGGTGCTAATTACAAACAGGCCATTGAAAAATCAGGCGTCAAAAAAGTCATTCACCTCAGCAGTATTGGGGCAGACCGACCACAAGGAAACGGAATTTTAGTATTTCATTATAACATAGAACAACTGCTTAGCCAGTTGCCTGATGAGGTAGCCGTAAAGTTCATGCGCCCGATGGGATTTTACTATAATATGCTGGCCTACATCCCCAGCATCAAGGCAAACGGAACAATTATTTCCAATTATGGCGGCGATGAAGTAGAACCTTGGGTTTCGCCGTTGGACATAGCCGCCACCATTGCCGAAGAGGTGGAACTTCCTTTTGTAGGAAAATCTTTTCGCTATATCGCCAGCGATGAGGTTTCGCCCAACGAAGCAACTACTATTCTGGGCAATGCAATAGAAATGCCTGATTTAAAGAGAGTTGTTGTTTCTGATGAACAAATGCTTCAGCGAATGATTGGCATAGGTATGAACCCCGAAACAGCAAAAGGTTTTGTAGAAATGAATGCAAGTATCCGAACTCGAAAAATATATGAGCATTATTACCAACATCATCCTGTTTTAGGAAAAGTAAAACTATCGGATTTTGCCAAAGATTTTGCCCTCGCATTTAAACAATCATAA
- a CDS encoding 3-ketoacyl-ACP reductase — MQTLKGKTAIVTGAGKGLGRAMALEMAAEGVNLGLIARTEADLLRVTQDVKAQYPEVTVAYAVADVAEYDQVKTAVAKLADELKTIDILVNNAGILKVGGFLELPVAEWEQVFRVNVFGTYYVVHEVLPYILQQGKGDIINVASTAGLKGNAKLSAYGASKAAVINLTEALMQEVRKSNIRVTTINPSTIATEMTLNAKFTDGNEDKVLQPEDLAVLVVHNLKLPQRAFVKDFGLWSTNP; from the coding sequence ATGCAAACATTAAAAGGAAAAACCGCCATTGTTACGGGCGCAGGTAAAGGTTTAGGCCGTGCGATGGCTTTAGAAATGGCCGCCGAAGGCGTTAATTTGGGTTTGATTGCACGTACAGAAGCTGATTTGTTGCGTGTGACTCAGGACGTAAAGGCGCAGTATCCAGAAGTGACGGTTGCTTACGCGGTGGCCGACGTAGCCGAATACGACCAAGTAAAAACGGCGGTTGCTAAGCTCGCCGACGAACTGAAAACCATTGATATTCTGGTAAATAACGCAGGAATCCTCAAAGTTGGTGGCTTTTTGGAGCTGCCAGTAGCCGAATGGGAGCAAGTATTTCGCGTGAATGTGTTCGGAACGTATTATGTAGTGCACGAAGTGTTACCGTATATTTTGCAACAAGGCAAAGGCGACATTATCAATGTGGCCTCTACGGCAGGCTTGAAAGGTAACGCCAAATTGAGTGCTTACGGCGCGTCCAAAGCGGCGGTTATTAACCTGACGGAAGCCCTCATGCAAGAAGTTCGCAAATCCAATATTCGCGTTACGACCATTAACCCAAGCACGATTGCCACGGAAATGACGCTCAATGCCAAATTTACGGACGGAAACGAAGACAAAGTGCTTCAACCCGAAGACCTCGCCGTATTGGTGGTGCATAACCTGAAATTACCGCAAAGAGCTTTTGTAAAAGATTTTGGCCTTTGGTCAACCAATCCGTAA
- a CDS encoding IclR family transcriptional regulator: MILSVKKAMLIMEYVAQNGNNVRLQDIVDSLGMEKTTAHNFLKTLLELGYMEQDQHSPRYRLSDKMYMLMPPPLSVHTLKQRFRPILEKITELTGETSYLTVQLGTYMRHELKCDPNRSVRISLELGKELDIMNSALGNVFMAYSEYLRNTLLRNESAAQLSVWDDRLGKVLSKGYAEDFERLEKELNCIAVPVLEQNRLVAAIGVSGPSYRFQAKEMQQAAEIVSSFLQK; the protein is encoded by the coding sequence ATGATACTATCCGTCAAAAAAGCCATGCTCATCATGGAATATGTCGCCCAAAATGGCAATAATGTTCGTTTGCAAGACATCGTGGACTCGTTGGGCATGGAGAAAACTACCGCCCATAATTTCCTCAAAACATTGCTCGAACTCGGCTACATGGAGCAAGACCAACACAGTCCGCGTTATCGGCTCAGCGACAAAATGTATATGCTCATGCCGCCGCCGTTGTCCGTGCATACGCTCAAACAACGCTTTCGGCCTATTTTGGAAAAAATAACAGAACTTACGGGTGAAACTTCGTACCTCACCGTCCAACTGGGCACGTATATGCGCCACGAACTCAAATGCGACCCAAACAGGTCGGTGCGTATCAGTTTGGAACTGGGAAAAGAGCTGGATATTATGAACTCTGCTTTGGGAAATGTGTTTATGGCGTATTCGGAATATTTGCGGAATACGCTTTTGCGCAATGAGTCCGCCGCACAACTGAGCGTTTGGGACGACCGCTTGGGCAAAGTGTTGAGCAAGGGGTATGCAGAAGATTTTGAACGCCTAGAGAAAGAACTGAATTGTATTGCAGTGCCTGTGTTAGAACAAAATAGGTTGGTGGCTGCGATTGGGGTTTCGGGGCCATCGTATCGTTTTCAGGCCAAAGAAATGCAGCAAGCCGCCGAAATTGTGAGTTCTTTTCTCCAAAAATAG
- a CDS encoding SDR family NAD(P)-dependent oxidoreductase yields the protein MSLLKDKVAIVTGAGSGIGKAIAVLYAQEGAKVVVSDINETSGQQVVNEIKSSGGEAFFFKADTSSAEDNKQLVAAAVAQYGRLDVACNNAGIGGPAQLTGEYDIEAWNKVISINLNGVFYGCRYQLEQMEKNGGGSIVNIASIHGTVAAPYSSAYTATKHAVVGLTKNIGAEYAQKNIRCNAVGPGYILTPLLETHLDDAAKKAIAAKAPMNRLGTSKEIAELVAFLSSDKASFSTGAYYIADGGYTAI from the coding sequence ATGTCACTATTAAAAGACAAAGTCGCCATCGTAACAGGCGCAGGTTCAGGCATTGGCAAAGCCATTGCCGTTTTGTATGCTCAAGAAGGAGCTAAAGTAGTTGTGTCGGATATTAACGAAACAAGCGGCCAACAAGTAGTAAACGAAATCAAAAGCAGCGGCGGCGAAGCGTTTTTTTTCAAAGCGGACACGTCAAGTGCCGAAGACAATAAGCAATTGGTAGCCGCAGCCGTAGCGCAATACGGTCGTCTGGACGTAGCCTGCAACAATGCGGGTATCGGCGGTCCAGCCCAACTCACTGGCGAATACGACATTGAGGCTTGGAACAAAGTAATCAGTATCAATTTGAATGGCGTGTTTTATGGTTGCCGTTACCAACTCGAACAAATGGAGAAAAATGGCGGCGGTAGCATCGTAAACATTGCCTCTATTCACGGCACAGTAGCCGCGCCTTACAGTTCGGCTTACACAGCTACCAAACATGCGGTTGTTGGCCTTACCAAAAACATCGGGGCGGAATACGCACAGAAAAACATTCGTTGTAATGCCGTAGGGCCAGGTTATATCCTTACACCTTTGCTCGAAACGCACCTTGACGATGCCGCGAAAAAAGCAATCGCCGCCAAAGCCCCTATGAATCGCTTAGGCACATCGAAAGAAATTGCGGAGTTAGTAGCGTTTTTGAGTTCAGACAAAGCCTCTTTCAGCACAGGCGCGTATTACATCGCCGACGGCGGTTATACGGCTATCTAA
- a CDS encoding porin family protein produces MLHYKHLFSLITLLGLMNCSWAQSVPKFSYGPRVGVNYANMTIEDVQSQINSRKYSAGDAVLGFHAGIFTRFRSQQYAIAPEILFSTTGGNIKVTDASTGQALGDVQQVRFTRLDVPVMLNWFPFGKIARLQAGIVGSYNISSKVNDETIPDAKSFAFGYQAGIGVDISKIFVDLRYEGSLTQFQNDYFQSQGTTFKQNNQQFILSVGYSLR; encoded by the coding sequence ATGCTACACTACAAACATTTATTCTCACTAATCACTTTGTTGGGGCTAATGAACTGCTCTTGGGCACAATCAGTCCCTAAGTTTTCTTATGGGCCGCGTGTGGGCGTAAATTATGCCAACATGACCATCGAAGACGTACAATCGCAAATCAATTCGCGTAAATACAGCGCAGGCGATGCTGTTTTGGGCTTTCACGCGGGTATTTTTACGCGTTTTCGCTCTCAACAATACGCCATTGCACCCGAAATCTTGTTTTCGACGACAGGCGGCAACATCAAAGTAACAGACGCAAGCACAGGCCAAGCACTCGGCGATGTGCAACAAGTGCGTTTTACGCGTTTGGACGTACCTGTCATGCTCAACTGGTTTCCGTTCGGCAAAATAGCCCGTTTGCAAGCTGGTATCGTGGGCAGCTATAATATTTCTTCCAAAGTAAACGACGAAACCATTCCCGATGCAAAATCCTTTGCCTTTGGCTATCAGGCAGGTATCGGCGTGGACATCAGCAAAATTTTTGTGGATTTGCGCTACGAAGGCAGCCTAACACAGTTCCAAAATGACTATTTCCAGTCGCAAGGCACGACTTTCAAACAAAACAATCAGCAATTTATTCTGAGCGTTGGGTACAGTCTTCGTTAA
- a CDS encoding putative type IX sorting system protein PorV2, whose amino-acid sequence MKKFRQITALLVLGAATLAQAQVSAPKYSNEFLSIGVGARGQGMASAQAAITDDVTAGYWNPAGLTNISTRYEASLMHAEYFAGIANYDYIGFATQLDSLSTLAVSGIRLSVDDIADTRYLIIGDQIDYSRVRSFSSSDNAVLVSYARKNVFVKDLSIGANFKIVYRNAGTFANAWGFGLDAGAQYRRRNWLLGLMARDVTSTFNAWSYNTAELAAVYTQTGNKIPESSIEITLPKWILGVGREQKIYKKWGMLAALDMEMTFDGQRNAPVSSKLVSIDPRAGLELNYNKMAFVRIGAGNIQKIKQFDGTKKVTFMPNFGVGIRYKQLALDYALTDLGNESEALYSNIFSIKLNFK is encoded by the coding sequence ATGAAAAAATTTAGACAAATCACGGCCTTGTTGGTATTAGGCGCAGCCACATTGGCACAAGCCCAAGTTTCGGCACCCAAATACAGCAACGAATTTCTTTCGATAGGCGTAGGGGCACGAGGGCAGGGCATGGCCTCGGCGCAGGCGGCTATTACCGACGACGTTACGGCGGGTTATTGGAATCCTGCGGGGCTTACCAACATTAGCACGCGTTATGAGGCTTCACTGATGCACGCCGAATATTTTGCGGGCATTGCCAACTACGATTATATTGGTTTTGCGACCCAACTCGACAGCCTTAGTACATTGGCCGTGTCGGGCATACGCCTGAGCGTGGACGATATTGCCGACACGCGTTATCTGATTATTGGCGACCAGATAGACTATTCGCGTGTGCGGAGTTTTTCGTCTTCGGACAATGCCGTGTTGGTGTCGTATGCGCGTAAAAATGTGTTTGTCAAGGATTTAAGTATCGGTGCAAATTTCAAAATTGTTTATAGAAACGCGGGAACTTTTGCCAATGCTTGGGGTTTTGGGCTGGACGCTGGGGCGCAATATCGTCGCCGCAATTGGTTGCTTGGCCTGATGGCACGCGACGTAACCAGCACTTTTAACGCGTGGTCTTATAACACTGCTGAACTTGCCGCCGTTTATACCCAAACGGGTAATAAAATACCTGAATCTTCTATCGAAATTACGCTTCCCAAATGGATTTTGGGCGTAGGCCGCGAGCAGAAAATTTACAAAAAATGGGGAATGTTGGCCGCGCTTGATATGGAAATGACTTTCGACGGGCAGCGCAATGCGCCAGTTTCGTCTAAGTTGGTGTCCATTGACCCACGCGCAGGGCTGGAACTGAATTACAACAAAATGGCTTTTGTGCGAATTGGGGCGGGCAACATTCAGAAAATCAAGCAGTTTGACGGAACAAAGAAAGTAACGTTTATGCCCAATTTTGGCGTAGGCATTCGCTACAAACAATTGGCCTTAGACTATGCACTCACGGATTTGGGCAACGAGTCGGAGGCATTGTATTCCAATATTTTTTCAATCAAATTGAATTTTAAATAA